The following coding sequences lie in one Nitratireductor mangrovi genomic window:
- a CDS encoding TrmH family RNA methyltransferase, translated as MSVRKRAEAIRSFRCKNLVAVIEDPNDIKNIGTVIRNVNALGVEKVYIVDPRKALPDDWQDMRERKGLSATSVSAVKWTFVKRFDSTEACLAHLAKHGFVSIVTSPHVKGKTNVYLHEGDYTLHTKLAVWFGNEKRGISDLAVEHSEMCVAIPMFGMIESLNLGTSSGIVLYEVAKQRRQYQSQYRRRKRKGKRTEPLPTVMPREGEPFSAG; from the coding sequence CGTCATCGAAGACCCGAACGACATCAAGAACATCGGGACGGTGATACGAAACGTAAACGCGCTCGGTGTCGAGAAGGTCTACATCGTCGATCCGCGCAAGGCACTTCCCGACGACTGGCAGGACATGCGTGAGCGGAAGGGGCTTTCTGCGACATCGGTCTCTGCTGTCAAATGGACCTTTGTGAAGCGTTTCGACAGCACCGAAGCGTGCCTTGCCCACTTGGCGAAGCATGGTTTTGTGTCGATCGTCACGTCACCACATGTGAAGGGCAAGACCAATGTCTACCTGCACGAAGGCGACTACACGCTGCACACGAAGCTTGCCGTCTGGTTCGGCAACGAGAAACGCGGGATCAGCGATCTTGCGGTCGAGCACAGCGAGATGTGCGTGGCGATCCCGATGTTCGGCATGATTGAGAGCCTCAATCTCGGGACCAGTTCCGGCATAGTCCTCTACGAGGTCGCGAAACAGCGACGCCAGTATCAGAGCCAATACCGGCGTCGCAAGCGGAAGGGCAAACGGACCGAGCCGCTGCCGACGGTGATGCCGCGCGAAGGCGAGCCGTTTTCCGCCGGCTGA